Below is a genomic region from Candidatus Obscuribacterales bacterium.
CAACATCAACAATATGCTCAAGTACTCGTGGTCCGGCAATTGATCCGTCTTTCGTAACATGACCTACGATGATCATGGAAATGCCGCGCGACTTGGCTAGTACTTGCAAAACTCCAGCACATTCGCGGACTTGTCCAACAGATCCAGGAGCAGAACTAATGTCCGGATGATAAATAGATTGAATACTATCGATTACAACTAAATCCGGTTTACTCTCAATTATGTAACGCTCAATTGAATCCAAGTTTTGTTCAGACGTAATTAGAACATCGACTTCTTCGTCTTCACCCGTGAAGCTGCGTCCTATGCGAGCAGCTCTTAGTCTCACTTGTTGTGCCGATTCTTCCGCAGACACATACAATACGCGTCCACGCTTGGCCATTAATCTAGCCATTTGCAAAAGCATTGTTGATTTACCAATGCCTGGATCGCCGGCTAAAAGAATTACGGAACCCGCAACGACTCCACCACCTAAAACTTCATCAACCTGTTTAAGTCCTGATGGAAATCTCGCCTCATCAGCAGGTTGAACAAAATCTAGAGTGATTGGTTTGCTTTCAACTTTCGACGATTCTTTCAGCCGACCCTTGCCTGTTGACTCTGTTGAAATTTCTTCTACAAGGGAACTCCAAGCACCGCACTCCGTGCAACGCCCCAAAAATCCAGAGGAAGCAAATCCACACTCTTGGCAGACCCAACGTGATTTCGATTTTGGCATATTATATAACGCTCCGGCTCGCATAGCCTCGCCTTCGCTAAGCTTGCCAGCATTCTAGGTTCGCTACGCTGCGACCGGCTCGTCGCCGCTCTTGCTTCGCTTCAGGGTAAGTGTAGTCGCTTCTGGACCTCTTGTAAATGTTAGAATTGTTAGCTTATGCAATCGCCTGGCTCGATAATATTTACCTTAGGTCCTTTAGTCATTCGCTGGTATGGCGTAATGATTGCCCTGGGCTTCATTGCGGCAACTTACTTTGCCCACAGGCTGGCCAAGGGTTATTCAATAGACCCGGATAAGTTGGTCAATACAATTTTGGTTTCCTTCATTGGCGGCATTGTCGGCGGGCGACTTTACTTTGTCGCCCTTGAATGGCCGGCCTTTGCTTTACATCCGGAAAATATCTTCGCTACCTGGCAAGGCGGGCTTTCAATACATGGCGGCATGATTGGCTGCGTTTTGGTCGCGTATGCCTATTGTCACTTCAATAAGATCCCCTTTTTGAAAGCGCTTGATATAGGCGGCATAGTGGTATCACTTGGGCAAGCAATTGGACGCTGGGGCAATTTCTTCAACAACGAATGTTTTGGGGGTCCGGTTGATCCGTCATTCCCATTTAGACTTTACATTCCGGAAGAAATGCGACCGGCTAAGTATCAGCATGAGTCATATTTCCATCCGGCTTTTCTCTATGAGTCAGTCTGGGATCTGCTGATTTTCCTACTTCTATATTTCTATCTTGGCAAAAAACTTAAGAAGTATCCGGGCGTAACTTTTATGGCTTATCTGGCGCTCTACTCAATCGGCAGACTGCCTATAGAACTATTGCGTACAGACAGCATAATGAAATTCGGCATACAGGTGCCGGTAATTGCTTCGATAATCACGTTTGTGATTGCCATAGCAGGCATAGCCTTATTCATGGACAAATACCGCAAAGAAAGCAGTTCTACTTAGTAGATGTAGGCGAGCTAATTCGGTTACAAAAAGCGTCCCATGCTGTTTTGTTAACAATATTTGACGGCGCCTTGCCGGAAAACGCCGAGATAAGTCCATCGACGGCTAGTTCCGACATTTTCTTGCGTGTGTCTTCAGTTGCACTGCCTATATGCGGCAACAAAGTGACATTATTCATAGCTATGAGTTCGGCGGGTACTTCAGGTTCGTGTTCGTAAACATCAAGCCCTGCACCGTAGAGTTTGCCATTTTTCAGCGCGGCAATAAGGGCATTGATGTCGACAACAGGTCCACGAGATGTATTAACAAAAATGCAACCAGGTTTCACTAGAGACAAAGCACGCTCGTCTATCAAATGCGTGGTCTCTTTTGTCAGCGGGCAATGAATACTTATGAAATCAGAGCGCTTCAGCAGTTCGTCAAGATTGACATGGACGGCGTTCAATTCCGATTCAATTTTTGCATCGGCTCTATTTCTCTGGCTGTATATGACTTTCATGCCAAAGCCCAAGCATCTGCGAGCAAAAGCCTGTCCAATGCGACCAAGTCCAATAATTCCGACTGTCTTGCCGGCAAGATCTTCTCCCAGCATTAGATCAAGACGAAAGCCTTCCCACTTGCCTGCTCTTACAAATTTGTCGGCTTCAACAATTCGTCTTGCAGTTGAGATTAGCAGGGCAAAGGCGATGTCTGCTGTTGCGTCATCTAAAACCCCAGGCGTATTGAGAACAAGAATTTCCTTCTTTGTTGCTTCCTCCACGTCAATATTGTCATAACCAACGGCGACATTAGCTATAAGCTTGAGAGTCGGATTGTGATCGATTACATCCTTTGTTATAGGCCCGGACAATTGACAGACAACCGCATCACAGCCTTGCAGTCTCGTGATGAGTTCCTGACCCTCTAGCTTATTTTCACTACGATAGAAATCAGTTTCAGCAAAAGACGAAAGCTTTTCAGCCGCATGCTCTGTAATTGGTCCTGTAACCAAGACTTTCAACTTTGAAGGCATCATCAAGCCGGCACACAAACTAATTTCAAATGCTCATCCAGCAATGAATCAACCGCTTTGAGTTCATGATCCATACGCACGGTGTCCCAATTGAGCAACTGAGCCATCAGTTTAGCCACGCGTGGAGCCGCCTCCATGCATTGGCGCTGATGCACAAGACCTAGTCTTAAGCGCCTGAACAGCATGTCTTCCAGCGACACGGCCATTTCTTGCTCAACACAGAATTTCACGTCAGCCATTAATGGCGGAAAGTCAGGACAAATTCTTTCAGACAATTGCGGCTCTGCCTCTAAATAATCGAGTACTCTTTGCGCGTCAGCTCCATAACTGGAGACTAAATGATCAATTGCCGCCGGCTCCAGTTTCATTTTACGCGCGCGTGCAGAAATCGCCGCAGACGCCGTAAGAAAATCTTGTTTATCAAGCCAGCCGCCCAGCATAATTGTTTGCGTTCTAGATTTACCGATATGATCTTGCTCTTCTTCCGGCAATTTCAAAAGGGCCTTGTCCACAACTTGCTTGGCCATTAAGCGGTAGTTGGTCAATTTTCCGCCTGTTAAACCAATAACTCCATACGGACCATCAAAGATACGATGTTCGCGCGAAGCACCTGATGAATCTTCATCGTGCAGAGGATCTTCAACAAGCGGTCGCAGTCCGGCAAATGAGCCGGTAATATCTTTGCGACTCAACTTATGCGAATCCGTATATTCATTGACGACAGACAACAAGTAATCTATTTCATCACCTGCAGGAATTGGATTTTCCAGTTCACCATGATATGGGTGATCAGTTGTGCCGATCATCAATGCTCTTTGCCAAGGAATAACAAAGACGTATCTGCCGTCAGTTGTCGGCAAGAATAGCGCGGTGCTTGTTTCAAAAGCGGAATTAGGAACAATGATATGAATTCCCTTGGAAGGTGCAACATGCTTGCCCCAGTTACGATCCAGCATTTTGAATACTTGATCGACCCAGACGCCTGTAGCATTTACAAACGATTGTCCTTTTATTACAAATTCCGTGCCGTTCAAACGATCCCGGCAATTGACTCCAACAAGACGTCCGTTCTCGATAACAAATCCTTTTGCTTCCGTGTAATTAACTGCTGTTGCACCTAAGTGACAGGCAGATTTAATTACTTCAACAACAAGTCTTGAATCATCAGTAATAGCGTCATGGAAACGCAGACCACCGGAGACCATCTTATTGGAAAGCGACGGCGCTACGCTTAGCGTTTCATCCTGCGACAAGGCTTCGTGTCTCTGGTGGGTTGCCGACCAAGAAACAATATCGTAAATGGTCAACCCGAGTCGCGCCTTCAGTCCAAAAAACCAGTTTCTACGTCCTGTCGGCAACACGAAGTTGAAATCGCGCACCATATGTGGTGCCAACTGCTCCAACAGTTCTCTTTCTTGACAGAGTTCTCTTGTTAGCTTGAAGTGCATTTGCTCCAAGTACCTGAGTCCGCCGTGTATAAGTTTTGTTGTTTTAGAAGAAGTACCGGAGGCAAAATCTTCCTTCTCAATAATGATTACCGAAAGTCCACGAGAAGCGGCATCCTGTGCGATTCCCGCTCCAGCGATGCCGCCCCCAATAACAACGAGGTCAAATTCTTGAGTCTGTGCTACCGAAAGTCCGTGATCCCTGTGTTTCATTACCTGAGTTTATCTTTCAAGAGTGCTGCGCCGAGACCAACAGCGGCACCAGCGGCCGTCAGTTGTCCGACCTTCTTGGATTTATTGTAACCGCGGCTAGATGCCAAACCCAAGCCCAGACCAGCTACTGTACCAGTTGCTACAGTCTTGACTATTGGATGACGCTTCAAAGTTTCACTGGAATTAATTGCGCCGACACCAGCACCGGCACCGGCTCCAATTAGTGCCCCGCGACCAACACCCTTGCCTGTTACCAAGCCGGTAACTGCTCCGGCAGCAACACCAACGCCTGCACCAACTGTGGCGCTACGTACTTTTGGATGTGTTTGGAAAAACTTCTTCGTAGCACTTGAC
It encodes:
- the lgt gene encoding prolipoprotein diacylglyceryl transferase, which translates into the protein MQSPGSIIFTLGPLVIRWYGVMIALGFIAATYFAHRLAKGYSIDPDKLVNTILVSFIGGIVGGRLYFVALEWPAFALHPENIFATWQGGLSIHGGMIGCVLVAYAYCHFNKIPFLKALDIGGIVVSLGQAIGRWGNFFNNECFGGPVDPSFPFRLYIPEEMRPAKYQHESYFHPAFLYESVWDLLIFLLLYFYLGKKLKKYPGVTFMAYLALYSIGRLPIELLRTDSIMKFGIQVPVIASIITFVIAIAGIALFMDKYRKESSST
- a CDS encoding D-glycerate dehydrogenase; protein product: MMPSKLKVLVTGPITEHAAEKLSSFAETDFYRSENKLEGQELITRLQGCDAVVCQLSGPITKDVIDHNPTLKLIANVAVGYDNIDVEEATKKEILVLNTPGVLDDATADIAFALLISTARRIVEADKFVRAGKWEGFRLDLMLGEDLAGKTVGIIGLGRIGQAFARRCLGFGMKVIYSQRNRADAKIESELNAVHVNLDELLKRSDFISIHCPLTKETTHLIDERALSLVKPGCIFVNTSRGPVVDINALIAALKNGKLYGAGLDVYEHEPEVPAELIAMNNVTLLPHIGSATEDTRKKMSELAVDGLISAFSGKAPSNIVNKTAWDAFCNRISSPTSTK
- a CDS encoding glycerol-3-phosphate dehydrogenase/oxidase, whose amino-acid sequence is MKHRDHGLSVAQTQEFDLVVIGGGIAGAGIAQDAASRGLSVIIIEKEDFASGTSSKTTKLIHGGLRYLEQMHFKLTRELCQERELLEQLAPHMVRDFNFVLPTGRRNWFFGLKARLGLTIYDIVSWSATHQRHEALSQDETLSVAPSLSNKMVSGGLRFHDAITDDSRLVVEVIKSACHLGATAVNYTEAKGFVIENGRLVGVNCRDRLNGTEFVIKGQSFVNATGVWVDQVFKMLDRNWGKHVAPSKGIHIIVPNSAFETSTALFLPTTDGRYVFVIPWQRALMIGTTDHPYHGELENPIPAGDEIDYLLSVVNEYTDSHKLSRKDITGSFAGLRPLVEDPLHDEDSSGASREHRIFDGPYGVIGLTGGKLTNYRLMAKQVVDKALLKLPEEEQDHIGKSRTQTIMLGGWLDKQDFLTASAAISARARKMKLEPAAIDHLVSSYGADAQRVLDYLEAEPQLSERICPDFPPLMADVKFCVEQEMAVSLEDMLFRRLRLGLVHQRQCMEAAPRVAKLMAQLLNWDTVRMDHELKAVDSLLDEHLKLVCVPA